One window from the genome of Brachyspira hampsonii encodes:
- the secD gene encoding protein translocase subunit SecD, which yields MSHNLRLAFIIIGLGVMAWFITPTVRWYFFTSDDKKEESNMSLDEMIAKGYTKEQIDNIQSLKRLRSESVNMGLDLQGGIRIVLQADFEEYANRIDRTVSSLTAEEKNDAMERLISRLRGRIDQFGVSEVGIRKQGEDRVVVELPGARDPDRIKSVVLSQGALTFNLVDEQATAALTTNDMLMGVFTNTAKVPEYGKQLYFYSEKDDFGRRIRGAPVIVNKEPSLEGSALINAQVGGGQFGEVTVEFELNAEGSTQFAEVTAQNKNRMLAIVLDDKVISAPNINDEIRGGRGVITGRFTLEEAQDLARILKEGALPLNVSIVEEEVVGQSIGADSVKAGATALLMAAVLVAVFMIAVYRVSGVLATIAMIVNVVLIIAVLSPLRFTLTLPGIAGLILTIGMAVDANVIIFERIKDELKIKSSVADAIISGYDRAFATIFDSNITTIIVALILWIFGSGPVQGFAITLFFGILINLFTAVFITRYIYEEIIRTKIVKKAGFFFI from the coding sequence ATGAGTCATAATTTAAGACTAGCATTTATCATTATAGGACTTGGTGTAATGGCTTGGTTTATTACTCCTACAGTAAGATGGTATTTTTTTACATCTGATGACAAGAAAGAAGAAAGTAATATGTCTTTAGATGAAATGATAGCTAAGGGCTACACTAAAGAACAAATTGACAATATTCAATCTCTTAAAAGATTAAGAAGCGAATCTGTAAATATGGGTTTGGACTTACAAGGCGGCATAAGAATCGTTCTTCAGGCTGATTTTGAAGAGTATGCTAACAGAATCGACAGAACTGTATCATCTCTTACAGCTGAAGAGAAAAATGATGCTATGGAAAGACTTATATCAAGACTTAGAGGCAGAATAGATCAATTCGGAGTAAGTGAAGTAGGAATAAGAAAACAGGGTGAAGACAGAGTAGTTGTTGAACTTCCGGGAGCAAGAGATCCGGACAGAATAAAAAGTGTGGTATTAAGTCAGGGAGCTTTAACTTTTAATTTGGTTGATGAACAGGCTACAGCTGCTTTAACTACTAATGATATGCTTATGGGTGTATTTACTAATACTGCTAAAGTTCCGGAATATGGAAAACAGCTTTATTTCTACAGTGAAAAAGATGATTTCGGAAGAAGAATCAGAGGTGCACCTGTTATTGTTAATAAAGAACCTTCATTAGAAGGAAGTGCTTTAATAAATGCTCAGGTAGGCGGAGGTCAGTTTGGAGAGGTTACTGTAGAATTTGAACTTAATGCAGAAGGCTCAACTCAATTCGCTGAAGTTACTGCACAAAATAAAAACAGAATGCTTGCCATAGTGTTAGATGATAAAGTTATAAGTGCTCCTAACATCAATGATGAAATTAGAGGCGGAAGAGGTGTTATAACAGGAAGATTTACTTTAGAAGAAGCTCAAGACCTAGCTAGAATCTTAAAAGAAGGGGCTTTGCCTCTTAATGTAAGTATTGTAGAAGAAGAGGTTGTAGGACAGTCTATTGGTGCTGACTCTGTTAAGGCTGGTGCTACTGCTTTGCTTATGGCTGCTGTTTTAGTTGCCGTATTTATGATAGCTGTATACAGAGTATCAGGAGTTTTAGCAACTATTGCAATGATTGTGAATGTTGTACTCATTATAGCAGTATTATCTCCTCTAAGATTTACTTTGACATTGCCTGGTATAGCCGGCCTTATTCTTACTATAGGTATGGCTGTTGATGCCAATGTTATTATATTTGAGCGTATAAAAGATGAGTTAAAAATAAAATCTAGTGTTGCTGATGCTATTATATCAGGTTATGACAGAGCATTCGCCACAATATTTGACTCTAACATTACTACTATAATTGTAGCTTTAATACTTTGGATATTCGGAAGCGGTCCTGTACAAGGTTTTGCTATTACTTTGTTCTTTGGTATTTTGATAAACCTATTCACAGCTGTATTTATTACAAGATATATCTATGAAGAAATTATAAGAACTAAAATAGTAAAGAAAGCAGGATTCTTCTTTATTTAA
- the lpxD gene encoding UDP-3-O-(3-hydroxymyristoyl)glucosamine N-acyltransferase, giving the protein MKVKDISNFIQAKKIIGDENKKISTLSPINEIIENSIVCIDNNKYLEAALNSDANALILREETANEIKDFKNKTLLIHDNPKEAFIKLLYFLFEDKKYPLGTIEKTAVIKENTNISDNAYIGDNVHIGKNTVVGKGTVIEANVFLGDDVVIGENCTIYANVSIHDRCVVKDRVVIGSSTVIGNDGFGFFEVNGKQMKIPQRGNVVIENDVELGANVCIDRATLGSTIIREGVKIDNLVQIAHNCDIGEHSIIVSQVGIAGSSKIGHHCILGGQAALADHVTLGDRVIFGGRTAVMSNVKIPSNSIMLGAPAQNIEREKLRMIAEQKLPELINLVEERFEVKIKRVK; this is encoded by the coding sequence ATGAAAGTCAAAGATATATCTAATTTTATACAAGCAAAAAAAATAATAGGAGATGAAAATAAAAAAATAAGCACACTCTCCCCTATTAATGAAATTATAGAAAATTCAATAGTATGCATAGATAATAATAAATATCTTGAAGCTGCATTAAACAGTGATGCAAATGCCTTAATATTAAGAGAAGAAACAGCTAATGAAATAAAAGATTTCAAAAATAAGACTTTATTAATACATGATAATCCTAAAGAAGCATTTATAAAATTACTTTACTTTTTATTTGAAGATAAAAAATATCCTCTAGGAACCATTGAAAAAACTGCCGTTATAAAAGAAAATACCAATATATCTGATAATGCATATATTGGTGATAATGTGCATATAGGTAAAAATACAGTTGTTGGAAAAGGAACTGTTATAGAAGCCAATGTATTTTTGGGTGATGATGTAGTTATAGGAGAGAACTGCACTATATATGCTAATGTATCTATTCATGACAGATGTGTAGTAAAAGACAGAGTCGTAATTGGTTCTTCTACTGTCATAGGAAATGACGGATTTGGTTTCTTTGAAGTTAATGGAAAACAGATGAAAATACCTCAAAGGGGAAATGTTGTTATAGAAAATGATGTTGAACTTGGTGCTAATGTATGTATTGACAGAGCCACATTGGGTTCTACAATAATAAGAGAAGGCGTAAAAATAGATAATTTGGTTCAGATAGCTCATAACTGCGATATAGGAGAGCATTCTATAATAGTTTCTCAGGTTGGAATTGCAGGAAGTTCAAAAATAGGTCATCATTGTATATTAGGAGGACAGGCCGCTTTGGCTGATCATGTTACTCTTGGAGACAGAGTAATATTCGGAGGAAGAACTGCTGTAATGTCAAATGTTAAAATTCCTTCTAATTCTATTATGCTTGGAGCTCCTGCACAAAATATAGAAAGAGAAAAATTAAGAATGATTGCTGAACAGAAATTACCTGAATTAATTAATTTAGTTGAAGAGCGTTTTGAAGTAAAAATAAAAAGAGTGAAATAA
- a CDS encoding ABC transporter substrate-binding protein: MKKQFFFKTIITVFLLLFAISCNNNQSSSNSSSTNFTAKKIAITYVKAPLNVPSIVEKEKAIFSNAFSKYNIPVTYSELTTGPEQTQALASGDIQFLYAVGATSVILAKANGSDIKIINMYSRSPKAFTLFSQKGTSFTTADEVRGKKIAGPKGTILHELLTAYLNTLGLKESDVEFISMGIPESQAALVGGSVDMALLAGPSAYNMIKDGYNVVTTGEGLVDATIAVATSESFYNSNKVLVDDFINAQREVLSYIENNYDEAMAISAKETGLSDEAVKEMYTMYDFSIDITDNDINSMKKTEEFMRNNNMIETEVNIDDLIIK, encoded by the coding sequence ATGAAAAAACAATTTTTTTTCAAAACTATCATAACAGTATTTTTATTATTATTTGCTATATCCTGCAATAATAATCAATCTTCATCTAATTCTTCATCAACTAATTTTACAGCTAAAAAAATAGCTATTACCTATGTAAAAGCACCATTGAATGTTCCATCAATAGTTGAAAAAGAAAAAGCAATATTCAGCAATGCATTTAGTAAATACAATATACCTGTAACATATTCTGAATTAACAACCGGTCCGGAACAAACTCAGGCATTAGCATCAGGCGATATTCAATTTTTATACGCAGTAGGTGCTACTTCTGTAATACTAGCCAAAGCAAACGGTTCTGATATAAAAATTATCAATATGTACAGCAGATCTCCAAAGGCTTTTACATTATTTTCTCAAAAAGGAACATCTTTTACAACAGCAGATGAAGTTAGAGGAAAAAAAATAGCAGGACCAAAAGGGACTATACTTCATGAACTTTTAACAGCATATTTAAATACATTAGGATTAAAAGAAAGCGATGTAGAGTTTATATCAATGGGCATACCAGAATCTCAGGCTGCTTTAGTTGGAGGCTCTGTTGATATGGCTTTGCTTGCTGGTCCTTCTGCTTATAATATGATAAAAGACGGTTATAATGTTGTAACTACAGGGGAGGGTTTAGTTGATGCCACTATAGCAGTTGCTACAAGTGAGAGTTTTTATAACAGCAACAAAGTATTGGTAGATGATTTTATAAATGCACAAAGAGAGGTTTTAAGCTATATAGAAAATAATTATGATGAGGCTATGGCAATTTCTGCAAAAGAAACAGGGCTTAGCGATGAAGCAGTAAAAGAGATGTATACTATGTATGACTTTAGTATAGATATTACTGATAATGATATAAACTCTATGAAAAAAACTGAGGAGTTTATGAGAAATAATAATATGATAGAAACTGAAGTTAATATAGATGATTTGATAATAAAATAA
- a CDS encoding methyl-accepting chemotaxis protein, whose amino-acid sequence MENKKSLGLQFKIFVLLSISILIMFITIISYMVSHNISNSKEKGFASTEYMVSTYAKDIEKEMMSYISMLKTISLSLKNDILSRTITRQSHAEVLGEMLKNNKELFAIYEMWEKNAFDGRDNDFIDTDYGSENDGRYGPAFFYDDNTVAYDKVYQEEFDANPDYYTIPKDTKQIYISDVEKDDTYVGADTVLTVSIVEPILDNAGKFLGMVGVDFSAENLVKIVSDISTNEGMEGYLINQSGIILASTNIMNIGREISSIYTDNANQIMNAVENSVKYSFMNKIDRHKMFNIIVPLTSLKDNYNSIALLVSVPEMVIVKENIINAVITSILAIAVLIIFLIIINILIKKSLIDPILKILHVSEKLSSGDLTSYKNEALSKRKDEIGMIFNSIQNTQNILSNIIKQILDSTNAMENASKNVSAGSADLSNRTEKQRDDLKLINETMTNTLKVIDKTTNDIAVTNDKIQVLTNSSEHCYNLSKESMILMEDITKATSEISNITKIIDDIAMQTNILALNASVEAARAGEQGKGFAVVAAEVRNLAQTSQESVKNITNIVNNSIEKINEGNSKIKETMDALEDITNKAKESSDIVSQMVESSTQQDASAREVQSAVNSVDISAEQNTNLVRTNTDIVIDMEKETEKLADLMKFFSLK is encoded by the coding sequence ATGGAAAATAAAAAATCATTAGGGCTTCAATTTAAAATATTTGTATTATTAAGTATATCAATATTGATAATGTTCATAACAATAATATCATATATGGTGTCTCATAATATATCCAATTCAAAAGAAAAAGGATTTGCTTCAACTGAGTATATGGTTAGCACTTATGCTAAAGATATAGAAAAAGAAATGATGTCATATATATCTATGCTAAAAACTATATCTCTTTCTCTAAAAAATGATATTTTGAGCAGAACTATTACAAGACAATCGCATGCAGAAGTTTTGGGAGAAATGCTTAAAAACAATAAAGAATTATTTGCAATATATGAAATGTGGGAGAAAAATGCCTTTGATGGAAGAGATAATGATTTTATAGATACTGATTACGGTTCTGAAAATGACGGAAGATACGGACCTGCATTTTTTTATGATGATAATACTGTTGCTTATGATAAAGTTTATCAAGAAGAGTTTGATGCAAATCCAGACTACTATACTATACCCAAAGATACTAAACAGATTTATATAAGCGATGTAGAAAAAGATGATACTTATGTGGGAGCTGATACTGTACTTACTGTAAGCATTGTTGAGCCTATACTAGATAATGCTGGAAAGTTTTTAGGTATGGTAGGAGTGGATTTTTCTGCTGAAAATTTGGTGAAAATAGTTTCTGATATATCTACTAATGAAGGAATGGAAGGTTATTTGATTAATCAGTCTGGTATCATTCTTGCCTCTACAAATATTATGAATATAGGCAGAGAAATTTCAAGCATATATACTGATAATGCTAATCAAATAATGAATGCTGTAGAAAATAGTGTCAAATATTCTTTTATGAATAAAATAGATAGACATAAAATGTTTAATATTATAGTGCCTTTAACTTCATTAAAAGATAATTATAATTCTATAGCACTACTTGTAAGTGTGCCTGAAATGGTTATAGTAAAAGAAAATATAATAAATGCTGTTATAACATCTATACTTGCTATTGCTGTACTTATAATATTTTTAATTATAATAAATATTTTAATAAAGAAAAGTTTAATAGATCCTATATTGAAAATTCTACATGTTTCAGAAAAATTAAGCAGCGGAGATTTAACTTCATATAAAAATGAAGCATTAAGCAAAAGAAAAGATGAAATAGGAATGATATTCAATTCCATTCAAAATACTCAGAATATATTATCAAATATAATAAAACAAATATTAGATTCTACTAATGCTATGGAAAATGCAAGCAAAAATGTTAGTGCAGGAAGTGCTGATCTTTCAAACAGAACTGAAAAGCAGAGAGATGACCTTAAACTTATAAATGAAACTATGACAAATACATTAAAAGTAATAGATAAAACAACTAATGATATAGCAGTAACTAATGATAAAATACAAGTTCTCACAAATTCAAGCGAACATTGCTATAATTTATCAAAGGAATCTATGATTCTTATGGAAGATATTACAAAAGCAACTTCTGAAATATCAAACATAACAAAGATAATAGATGATATAGCTATGCAAACAAATATACTTGCTCTTAATGCTTCTGTAGAGGCGGCAAGAGCAGGAGAGCAGGGAAAAGGGTTTGCTGTTGTAGCTGCTGAAGTTAGAAATTTAGCACAAACATCTCAGGAATCTGTAAAAAATATTACTAATATAGTTAATAACAGTATAGAAAAAATCAATGAAGGAAACAGTAAAATAAAAGAAACTATGGACGCTTTGGAAGATATAACAAATAAAGCTAAAGAAAGCAGTGATATAGTAAGTCAAATGGTTGAATCTTCCACTCAGCAAGATGCATCTGCAAGAGAGGTTCAAAGTGCTGTTAATAGTGTTGATATTAGTGCTGAACAAAATACTAATTTGGTGAGGACAAATACTGATATAGTTATTGACATGGAAAAAGAAACTGAAAAACTTGCTGATTTAATGAAATTTTTCAGTTTAAAATAG
- the yajC gene encoding preprotein translocase subunit YajC yields the protein MFTATLYAQTAQGAQAGGSPLVSIGMMVVIFAIFYFLLIRPQKQQQKKLAQSIAELKKGDKVIIAGGIIAEYVSDKEGGRVAIVKVGENTKMEIVKSSISAVVTEEMLNPPKKEEKKKEDKKAIEDKNQIKEDLEKAQAEDKKE from the coding sequence ATGTTCACAGCCACATTATACGCACAAACTGCCCAAGGAGCACAGGCAGGCGGAAGCCCATTAGTATCCATCGGTATGATGGTAGTAATATTTGCCATTTTCTACTTTTTATTAATAAGACCGCAAAAACAACAGCAAAAAAAATTAGCTCAAAGTATAGCTGAATTAAAAAAAGGAGATAAAGTAATAATAGCAGGCGGCATAATCGCTGAATATGTTTCTGATAAAGAAGGCGGAAGAGTTGCAATAGTTAAAGTAGGCGAAAATACTAAGATGGAAATTGTTAAATCTTCTATATCAGCAGTTGTTACAGAAGAAATGTTAAACCCTCCTAAAAAAGAAGAAAAGAAAAAAGAAGATAAAAAAGCTATAGAAGATAAGAATCAAATAAAAGAAGATTTAGAAAAAGCTCAGGCAGAAGATAAAAAAGAATAA
- a CDS encoding OmpH family outer membrane protein, producing the protein MKKYYIMSLLFIAVLTVSIISPRVFTQSYRLTKVGYIDLERVIKELTSDDEFVEKLKMKLEEYKTQDAMQTNMADTSIAQNRDYSLRGEVKRQVANSLMSIVKKEGYTLILERTEHAILYADRNFDITEAVIANVKASLQK; encoded by the coding sequence ATGAAAAAGTATTATATTATGAGTTTATTATTTATAGCAGTGCTTACAGTATCTATTATTAGTCCTAGAGTTTTTACTCAATCTTACAGACTCACAAAGGTTGGATATATTGATCTTGAAAGAGTAATCAAAGAACTCACTAGCGATGATGAATTTGTTGAAAAATTAAAAATGAAATTAGAGGAATATAAAACTCAAGATGCTATGCAAACTAATATGGCAGATACTTCTATAGCTCAAAACAGAGATTATTCTTTGAGAGGAGAGGTAAAAAGACAAGTTGCTAATTCTCTTATGTCTATAGTAAAAAAAGAAGGATATACTTTAATATTAGAAAGAACAGAGCATGCTATTCTTTATGCGGATAGAAACTTTGATATAACAGAAGCCGTTATAGCTAATGTTAAAGCTTCATTACAAAAATAA
- a CDS encoding ABC transporter permease, which produces MKILKQNIILVLILILWFIASESHIWSAYVLPSPQRVIRAFYIEIMNGNLIKNIYVSLLRVIIGFSIAFVFAFVFGMILGIKPERFEYFRNIIEFMRNVPPISLIAILILWFGIGEKSKIIIIILASFFPIFINIRQAIGSVDKKLIEVGYSLGFTKSKIFFKIMLPSALPSILAGMKIGLGYSFRAIIGAEMIAASSGLGYMILDAQQLSRSDKVIAGIITIGVLGYMFDILFSYLIKKLPYSKGVYIEN; this is translated from the coding sequence GTGAAGATTCTAAAACAAAATATTATATTGGTATTAATTTTAATACTTTGGTTTATAGCAAGTGAAAGCCATATATGGAGTGCCTATGTTCTGCCTTCGCCTCAGCGTGTAATTAGAGCTTTTTATATAGAAATAATGAACGGCAATTTGATAAAAAATATATATGTAAGCCTTTTGAGAGTGATAATTGGTTTTTCTATAGCTTTTGTTTTTGCTTTTGTATTTGGAATGATTCTTGGCATAAAGCCTGAGAGATTTGAATATTTTAGAAATATAATAGAGTTTATGAGAAATGTTCCTCCTATAAGTTTGATAGCTATATTGATATTATGGTTTGGAATAGGAGAAAAATCAAAAATAATCATTATAATACTAGCTTCTTTTTTTCCTATATTCATAAATATAAGACAGGCTATAGGTTCTGTTGATAAAAAACTTATAGAAGTGGGATACTCTCTAGGCTTCACAAAGTCAAAAATATTTTTTAAAATAATGCTTCCTAGTGCCTTGCCAAGCATACTTGCCGGAATGAAAATAGGGCTTGGTTATAGTTTTAGGGCTATAATAGGAGCAGAAATGATAGCCGCTTCTAGCGGTTTGGGTTATATGATACTTGATGCTCAGCAGCTTTCTAGGTCTGATAAGGTTATAGCTGGAATTATCACAATAGGTGTTTTGGGATATATGTTTGATATTTTATTTTCTTATCTTATCAAAAAACTTCCTTATTCTAAAGGAGTATACATTGAAAATTAA
- a CDS encoding ABC transporter ATP-binding protein — protein sequence MKIKTENISKSFIVDNRKIDVIKNVNFESLDKGITIILGKSGCGKTTFLRLLLGLEKADSGNVIVENNAKISIVFQESRLMPWLNVFDNVAFYMNKKEKNIYKEKIYSLINMMGLNGFDRAYPSELSLGMMQRVSIARALAYDGDIILMDEPFASLDYFTRETLQNETINIYKENKKSIIFVTHSIDEALILGGKIIIFENGSIKKEYNLIDKPYKRNILSNEFIEMKKDILDSIRNEKR from the coding sequence TTGAAAATTAAAACTGAAAATATTTCAAAATCATTTATAGTTGATAATAGAAAAATTGATGTTATCAAAAATGTTAATTTTGAATCTTTAGATAAAGGCATTACAATAATATTAGGCAAAAGCGGATGCGGTAAAACTACTTTTTTAAGATTATTATTAGGATTAGAAAAAGCAGACAGCGGTAATGTAATTGTAGAAAATAATGCCAAAATATCAATAGTCTTTCAGGAATCAAGACTTATGCCTTGGCTTAATGTATTTGATAATGTTGCTTTTTATATGAACAAAAAAGAAAAAAATATATATAAAGAAAAAATATATAGTCTTATAAATATGATGGGATTAAATGGTTTTGATAGGGCTTATCCTTCTGAACTTTCTTTAGGTATGATGCAGAGAGTATCTATTGCTAGAGCTTTAGCTTATGACGGAGATATTATATTAATGGACGAGCCTTTTGCTTCTTTGGATTATTTTACCAGAGAAACTTTACAGAATGAAACTATTAATATTTACAAAGAAAATAAAAAGTCTATTATATTTGTAACGCATAGTATTGATGAGGCTCTTATTTTAGGAGGTAAGATTATAATATTTGAAAATGGAAGTATAAAAAAAGAATATAATTTAATTGATAAGCCTTATAAAAGAAATATACTTTCAAATGAGTTTATAGAGATGAAAAAAGATATTTTAGATTCTATAAGAAATGAAAAAAGATAA
- a CDS encoding DUF6506 family protein, whose protein sequence is MKFAYLIMGAIFDSKKDKASIHNGVSQIIGVADIEEACQIAKELQSEGVDCIELCGGFGEEGARKIIEATENKIAVGFAIHLEDQNDIYKKLFGK, encoded by the coding sequence ATGAAATTCGCTTACTTAATAATGGGTGCAATTTTTGACAGCAAAAAAGATAAAGCATCTATACATAACGGAGTTTCACAAATTATAGGAGTTGCTGATATAGAAGAAGCATGCCAAATAGCTAAAGAATTGCAATCAGAAGGAGTTGACTGTATAGAGTTATGCGGAGGCTTTGGAGAAGAAGGAGCTAGAAAAATAATAGAGGCTACAGAAAATAAAATAGCAGTAGGATTTGCGATACATTTAGAAGATCAAAATGATATTTATAAAAAACTTTTTGGCAAATGA